A genome region from Clostridium sp. JN-9 includes the following:
- the prfA gene encoding peptide chain release factor 1: protein MLKRLDFIENKYEELSLKISDPEVMADQKEWQKLCKEHAELESIVIKYREYKKAEEELNEDKEMLKEEQDKDMKDMLQEEIKDLTSKIEETYNDIKILLLPKDPNDEKNVFIEIRAGAGGEEAALFASNLFRMYTRYAERHGLKVETISANETDLGGFKEVVFMIKGENAYSKLKYESGVHRVQRVPDTESSGRIHTSTATVAVLPEVEDVDLVINPNDLRVDVYRASGHGGQCVNTTDSAVRITHIPTGLVVTCQDEKSQLKNKEKAMKVLKARLYKKAEAERSAGIAEDRKSQVGTGDRSERIRTYNYPQGRITDHRIGLTLYKLESFLDGDIDEVINALITEDQAEKMKAMGNEEV from the coding sequence ATGTTAAAAAGATTAGATTTCATTGAAAATAAATATGAAGAATTATCTCTTAAAATTAGTGACCCTGAAGTTATGGCAGATCAAAAGGAGTGGCAGAAGCTTTGCAAGGAGCATGCTGAACTTGAGTCAATAGTAATTAAATACAGGGAATATAAAAAAGCTGAAGAAGAATTAAATGAAGATAAGGAAATGCTTAAAGAAGAACAAGATAAAGATATGAAAGATATGCTTCAGGAGGAAATTAAAGATTTAACCTCAAAGATTGAAGAAACATACAATGATATAAAGATTCTTCTATTACCTAAGGATCCTAATGATGAAAAAAATGTATTTATAGAAATACGTGCAGGAGCTGGTGGAGAGGAAGCTGCTTTATTTGCATCAAATCTTTTTAGAATGTATACAAGATATGCAGAAAGACATGGGTTAAAAGTTGAAACCATCAGTGCAAATGAAACAGATCTTGGGGGTTTTAAAGAAGTAGTATTTATGATTAAAGGAGAAAATGCATATAGTAAATTAAAATACGAAAGCGGTGTACATAGAGTCCAAAGGGTTCCTGATACAGAATCCAGTGGAAGGATTCACACATCTACAGCTACTGTTGCAGTGCTTCCAGAGGTAGAGGATGTGGATCTGGTTATAAATCCAAATGATTTAAGAGTAGATGTGTACAGGGCATCAGGACATGGCGGCCAGTGTGTAAATACCACAGATTCAGCAGTTAGAATAACCCATATTCCAACAGGACTTGTAGTTACCTGCCAGGATGAAAAATCACAGCTTAAAAATAAAGAAAAAGCAATGAAGGTTTTAAAGGCCAGATTGTATAAAAAAGCTGAGGCAGAAAGAAGTGCCGGTATTGCTGAAGATAGAAAAAGCCAGGTAGGAACAGGGGACAGAAGTGAGAGAATAAGGACATATAATTATCCTCAGGGAAGAATCACAGACCACAGAATAGGATTAACATTATATAAACTTGAATCCTTCTTAGATGGAGATATTGATGAAGTAATAAATGC